A genomic stretch from Solenopsis invicta isolate M01_SB chromosome 15, UNIL_Sinv_3.0, whole genome shotgun sequence includes:
- the LOC120359670 gene encoding activity-regulated cytoskeleton associated protein 2-like, with protein sequence MNQIRKWGCHFDGRDPLSFLERVTELQEEYQYTDSQMKAGLPELLKGDALAWYRNEREAWETWADFTSALRRHYLPRRYQAKLMREIQERRQQPNEAYAKYATVLLTMMRRAGGFTQAEKVDRLYENLQAEYKLYVRMSDGPCRPGRPGCRIRRYLQGPGE encoded by the coding sequence ATGAACCAGATACGCAAATGGGGTTGCCACTTCGACGGTCGCGACCCTCTGTCGTTCTTGGAGCGCGTAACGGAATTACAAGAAGAATATCAGTACACCGACAGCCAGATGAAGGCCGGACTGCCAGAATTATTGAAGGGGGATGCCCTGGCATGGTATCGAAATGAGCGAGAGGCCTGGGAAACATGGGCCGACTTTACCAGCGCCCTGCGACGACACTATCTGCCACGGCGATACCAAGCCAAACTGATGCGCGAAATACAAGAGCGACGACAACAACCTAACGAGGCATACGCCAAATACGCGACCGTCCTGCTTACGATGATGCGGCGCGCCGGGGGTTTTACCCAGGCAGAAAAGGTAGACCGCCTATACGAGAACCTGCAGGCGGAATACAAATTATACGTGCGCATGAGCGACGGACCTTGCCGACCTGGTCGACCAGGCTGCCGAATTCGAAGATATCTCCAGGGCCCGGGAGAGTGA